A stretch of Microbacterium caowuchunii DNA encodes these proteins:
- a CDS encoding DEAD/DEAH box helicase family protein — MGNFDFVRDRWPKVFEAASRAESYLRSDPRASATYSRRAGEIFTEWIYAAEALPRPYDSSFANLTAQQPFRQAVGANVEGSLQIVRRVGNDAVHKEEEMPLGRARGSLEQLHTICRWLDHCYGDPGAGNPAPFDFALVPPAPATVIRHTRAELERAQTEFEDARRALAEERERNDALKHELEELRTAAEATKTEKAKANAELDIPDPTLATEAETRRDLIDLHLNEAGWALTEPRDREWPVHGIPSPSGGGKVDYVLWGDDGKPLAVVEAKRTTKSAKQGRLQAEIYADALERDFGQRPLVYFTNGYETWLWDDRRYPPRRVAGYMTKDQLALAIQRRQSLKPLAAATIDRTIVERPYQLRAIRAVTEAFENQRRRALLVMATGTGKTRTVIALVDVLQKANWVKRVLFLADRTALVNQAVGAFKAHLPDSAPVNLVTDRDSEGRVFVSTYQTVMGLIDAGQDALRRFGPGYFDLIVVDEAHRSIYNRYGEIFDYFDALVVGLTATPRADVDHNTYRLFELDDGVPTDAFELDDAIAGGYLVPPVARPIDLGFMKRGIHYADLSDAERERWDEMEWQDGEVPDAIDAAAMNRWLFNEDTVDKVLEVLVSEGRRVGGGDVLGKTIVFAKNQRHAEFIEERFDANFPEQRGRLARVITYAAGPYAQTLIDDFSTPGKSPQIAISVDMLDTGIDIPDVVNLVFFKPMHSHTKFWQMVGRGTRLRPDLYGPGDDKRDFVIFDVCGNIDFFNEELPEASIPRSLSLSERTFLLRARLLAALNAGAVDAHDADTEALRAAVAGRLYRGVGGMNRDNFLVRKHLRAVERFGTAPAWDTLTMDDLDAAAALAGLPTAAEQDPDEAAKRFDALLLDAQVALAEGGAVPAAVASRVIAIAQALGDRRSIPAVAAQAALLDAIADPAWWEGTSVALLERVRVRLRDLVRLIDRDRQAIVYTNFEDTLDGVRDVTLSRVVPGLDRRAFRQKVLGFLDAHADNLALRKLRTGRELTAVDLEQLEQILVEAGGVDAAQLHSASTDAGGLGRLIRSIVGLDRSAAEAALADFVAAPGFTQRQHHFVDLIVEQLTIAGVLDPRRLYEDPFTGLAAEGPDELFTDAQVTDLIERIRAISDSAVPITAESA, encoded by the coding sequence GTGGGGAACTTCGACTTCGTCAGGGATCGCTGGCCGAAAGTGTTCGAGGCCGCATCCCGCGCCGAGTCGTACCTGCGCAGCGACCCGCGCGCGTCGGCCACCTATTCGCGGCGCGCCGGCGAGATATTCACCGAGTGGATCTACGCCGCGGAAGCACTGCCCCGCCCCTACGACAGCTCCTTCGCGAATCTGACGGCGCAGCAGCCCTTCCGCCAGGCGGTCGGTGCGAACGTCGAGGGCAGCCTGCAGATCGTACGGCGCGTCGGCAACGACGCGGTCCACAAAGAAGAGGAGATGCCGCTGGGGCGCGCGCGGGGCTCGCTCGAGCAGCTTCACACGATCTGCCGCTGGCTCGACCACTGCTACGGCGACCCCGGCGCCGGCAACCCCGCTCCCTTCGATTTCGCTCTGGTTCCTCCCGCCCCGGCCACCGTGATCCGCCACACCCGCGCCGAACTCGAGCGCGCCCAGACCGAATTCGAGGACGCGCGCCGAGCCCTCGCTGAAGAGCGGGAACGTAATGACGCGCTGAAGCACGAGCTCGAAGAACTGAGGACCGCCGCCGAAGCAACGAAGACGGAGAAGGCGAAAGCGAACGCCGAGCTCGACATCCCCGACCCGACGCTGGCCACCGAGGCCGAGACCCGTCGCGACCTCATCGACCTGCACCTGAACGAAGCAGGATGGGCACTCACCGAACCGCGCGATCGCGAATGGCCGGTGCACGGCATCCCCAGCCCCTCCGGCGGCGGCAAGGTCGACTACGTGCTGTGGGGCGACGACGGCAAGCCGCTCGCCGTCGTCGAGGCCAAACGCACGACGAAGAGCGCGAAGCAGGGCCGCCTGCAGGCAGAGATCTACGCCGACGCGCTCGAACGCGACTTCGGCCAGCGCCCGCTGGTCTACTTCACGAACGGCTACGAGACCTGGCTGTGGGACGACCGTCGGTACCCGCCGCGTCGGGTTGCGGGCTACATGACCAAGGACCAGCTCGCGCTCGCGATTCAGCGGCGGCAGTCCCTCAAGCCGCTCGCCGCGGCGACGATCGACCGCACGATCGTGGAGCGTCCGTACCAGCTGCGTGCCATCCGCGCCGTCACCGAAGCCTTCGAGAACCAGCGACGCCGCGCGCTGCTCGTGATGGCGACCGGTACCGGCAAGACGCGCACCGTCATCGCCCTCGTCGACGTGCTTCAGAAGGCGAACTGGGTCAAGCGGGTGCTGTTCCTCGCCGACCGTACGGCGCTCGTCAACCAGGCGGTCGGCGCTTTCAAGGCCCACCTTCCCGACAGTGCTCCGGTGAACCTCGTCACCGACCGCGACAGCGAGGGACGCGTCTTCGTCTCGACCTACCAGACAGTGATGGGCCTCATCGACGCCGGCCAAGACGCGCTGCGCCGTTTCGGCCCCGGATACTTCGATCTGATCGTCGTCGACGAGGCGCACCGGTCGATCTACAACCGGTACGGCGAGATCTTCGACTACTTCGACGCCCTGGTTGTCGGGCTCACGGCGACGCCTCGCGCCGATGTCGACCACAACACCTACCGGCTCTTCGAGCTCGACGACGGCGTGCCGACCGACGCGTTCGAACTCGATGACGCGATCGCGGGCGGCTACCTCGTGCCACCCGTGGCGCGCCCGATCGATCTCGGGTTCATGAAACGCGGCATCCACTATGCCGATCTGTCCGACGCCGAACGCGAGCGGTGGGACGAGATGGAGTGGCAGGACGGCGAGGTTCCCGACGCCATCGATGCGGCGGCGATGAACCGGTGGCTGTTCAACGAAGACACCGTCGACAAGGTGCTCGAGGTGCTCGTCTCCGAAGGCCGCCGTGTGGGAGGCGGCGACGTGCTCGGCAAGACGATTGTCTTCGCCAAGAACCAGAGGCACGCCGAGTTCATCGAGGAACGGTTCGACGCGAACTTCCCCGAGCAGCGCGGCCGGCTCGCGCGCGTGATCACGTACGCGGCGGGGCCGTACGCGCAGACGCTCATCGACGATTTCTCCACGCCGGGGAAGAGCCCGCAGATCGCCATCTCCGTCGACATGCTCGACACCGGCATCGACATCCCCGACGTCGTGAACCTCGTGTTCTTCAAGCCGATGCACTCGCACACGAAGTTCTGGCAGATGGTCGGGCGCGGCACCCGCTTGCGCCCCGACCTGTACGGGCCCGGCGACGACAAGCGCGACTTCGTCATCTTCGACGTGTGCGGCAACATCGACTTCTTCAACGAGGAGCTCCCCGAGGCATCCATCCCGCGTTCCCTGTCGCTTTCGGAACGCACCTTCCTGTTGCGCGCTCGGCTGCTCGCCGCGCTGAACGCAGGCGCTGTGGACGCGCACGACGCCGACACCGAAGCCCTGCGCGCCGCGGTGGCCGGGCGACTGTACCGCGGCGTCGGCGGCATGAACCGCGACAACTTCCTCGTCCGCAAGCACCTGCGTGCCGTCGAACGCTTCGGCACGGCACCGGCCTGGGACACCCTCACCATGGACGACCTCGACGCGGCGGCTGCGCTCGCCGGTCTCCCCACCGCCGCCGAGCAGGACCCCGACGAAGCCGCGAAGCGCTTCGACGCACTCCTCCTTGACGCGCAGGTGGCTCTCGCGGAGGGTGGTGCCGTTCCGGCGGCTGTCGCCTCCCGGGTGATCGCTATCGCGCAGGCGCTCGGCGACCGGCGGAGCATCCCTGCCGTGGCCGCGCAGGCTGCTCTCCTCGACGCCATCGCCGACCCGGCATGGTGGGAGGGGACGAGCGTCGCACTGCTCGAACGCGTGCGTGTGCGACTGCGCGATCTCGTGCGGCTCATCGATCGTGACCGGCAGGCCATCGTCTACACCAACTTCGAGGACACTCTCGACGGTGTTCGCGACGTCACCCTCTCGCGTGTCGTTCCGGGACTGGACCGGCGGGCCTTCCGACAGAAAGTACTCGGGTTCCTCGACGCCCACGCCGACAACCTCGCGCTGCGCAAGCTCCGCACCGGACGTGAGCTCACCGCCGTCGACCTGGAACAGCTCGAACAAATCCTCGTTGAAGCCGGGGGAGTGGATGCCGCGCAGCTGCACAGCGCATCGACCGACGCCGGCGGCCTCGGCCGGCTCATCCGCTCCATCGTGGGCCTCGATCGGTCCGCCGCCGAGGCCGCCCTCGCCGACTTCGTCGCCGCGCCGGGCTTCACCCAGCGTCAGCACCACTTCGTCGACCTGATCGTCGAGCAGCTCACCATCGCCGGTGTGCTCGACCCGCGTCGGCTGTACGAGGATCCGTTCACGGGCCTCGCCGCAGAGGGCCCCGATGAGCTGTTCACCGACGCGCAGGTGACCGATCTGATCGAACGCATCCGGGCCATCTCGGACTCTGCTGTTCCCATTACAGCGGAAAGTGCATGA
- a CDS encoding Ltp family lipoprotein: protein MSENSNNAAHPDTPSGPPAAAPSAGRAVAASSKRGLPSLKWWQWSLIALGVLVLISMITTGISGGSASDDDGSSEQVTVAEEVEEPVVKTEPEDTTVAVPNVVGKTVAEARADVESAGFVFVVDAGAGDDWVILSQGPVGSGKAEPGTQVSVTTEAPKPVYTLAQQNAIGKAQSYLKLTGFSRAGLIGQLEFEGFSTEEATFGADNAGADWNAEAAEKAASYLELSSFSRQSLYDQLAYEEFTDAEIQFGLAAVGY from the coding sequence ATGTCCGAGAACAGCAACAACGCCGCACACCCCGACACTCCCAGCGGGCCGCCCGCAGCCGCACCTTCCGCGGGCCGGGCAGTCGCGGCCTCTTCGAAGCGCGGGCTGCCGAGCCTGAAGTGGTGGCAGTGGAGCCTCATCGCGCTGGGCGTGCTCGTGCTGATCAGCATGATCACGACGGGTATCAGCGGTGGCAGCGCTTCCGATGACGACGGATCCTCCGAGCAGGTGACCGTGGCCGAGGAGGTCGAGGAGCCGGTGGTGAAGACGGAGCCCGAGGACACCACCGTCGCCGTGCCCAATGTCGTCGGAAAGACGGTGGCCGAGGCGCGCGCCGACGTCGAGTCCGCCGGGTTCGTCTTCGTGGTTGATGCCGGTGCCGGCGACGACTGGGTGATCCTCTCCCAGGGCCCCGTCGGGTCCGGCAAAGCGGAACCGGGCACCCAGGTGTCGGTGACGACCGAGGCGCCCAAGCCGGTGTACACGCTCGCTCAGCAGAATGCGATCGGCAAGGCGCAGTCCTACCTGAAGCTCACCGGCTTCTCCCGCGCCGGACTGATCGGCCAGCTGGAGTTCGAGGGCTTCTCCACGGAAGAGGCCACATTCGGCGCTGACAACGCCGGGGCCGATTGGAACGCCGAGGCGGCCGAGAAGGCGGCGAGCTACCTCGAACTCTCCTCGTTCTCGCGCCAGTCGCTCTACGACCAGCTCGCCTACGAGGAGTTCACCGACGCCGAGATCCAGTTCGGGCTCGCCGCTGTGGGTTACTGA